One window of Apteryx mantelli isolate bAptMan1 chromosome 8, bAptMan1.hap1, whole genome shotgun sequence genomic DNA carries:
- the LOC106494101 gene encoding zinc finger protein 665-like has protein sequence MEVDLVSVNDTCHTGEEHSGNSRQTSERVGRKASLQLEVEEDYSPPSSPGCIPAGPSVRQEILVELQCEEEETFETYYQKRNSTTPGVFVTSSTNFDLQCEDEDLERSSSEHSEEPQGGISEDDESIILIDSFEEEEEDLEPISGSTLTYRSKECDASFQDVSELQEHKQIHLVENSCQCPICGKEFFRAANLRMHMLIHSSDRPYKCPECDKGFIRTADVWRHLRNVHKIERSKILGNGMARNLWSPVHRNQNGVGDVYQHCSGDQMPGEEECKPYICSTCGKGFHKPNLLSKHKVIHRQDKPYKCHECGKSFVQLLRLKRHQKTHSGERPFYCEECGGTFTRLASLQRHQRIHTGEKPYSCAYCAQDFTESGSLRRHERTHKMKTPYSHTRQKMDVKADWDSESNTCDTGEKHSNYSRQTNKWVGHKSSLQKEVDMNYSQRSTPRCNPAGPSGKQELPVELQCEDEETYETYYQKRGETTAGIFVTSSTNFDLQCEDEDLEHSSSKCSKKPQRRLCNDDENTVLTDVFGEEELEPISGEPLPYRCKKCGASFQGMNELQEHKQIHLVENSYRCPVCGKEFFRAANLRMHKLIHSSDRPHKCPECDKGFIRTADVWRHLRNVHKIERSMVILGNGMARNPWSIVHRNQHSVEYTDQPCAENRKAEEEDYKPYACPTCGKGFDKPNLLSKHKVIHRQDKPYKCQECGMAFVQLLRLKRHQQTHSGERPFYCEECGGTFTRLASLQRHQRIHTGEKPYSCAYCGHSFTESGTLRRHERTHKLDKS, from the exons ATGGAGGTGGACTTGGTTTCTGTTAATGACACTTGTCACACAGGTGAGGAACACTCAGGTAATTCCAGGCAAACCTCTGAGAGGGTGGGCCGCAAAGCCAGCCTCCAGCTGGAGGTGGAGGAAGATTACTCACCACCTTCTAGTCCTGGGTGCATCCCTGCTGGTCCTTCTGTACGACAAGAAATCCTTGTAGAActgcagtgtgaagaagaggagacCTTTGAAACTTACTACCAGAAACGTAACTCAACCACCCCTGGGGTTTTTGTCACCTCCAGTACCAACTTTGACCTGCAGTGTGAAGATGAGGATTTAGAGCGCAGTTCCTCTGAACACTCGGAGGAACCTCAAGGAGGGATAAGCGAGGATGATGAAAGCATCATTCTTATTGATTcttttgaggaggaggaggaggacttggaGCCCATCTCTGGAAGTACTTTGACTTACAGGAGCAAGGAATGTGATGCCTCTTTCCAGGATGTGAGTGAGTTGCAAGAACACAAGCAAATTCATCTTGTGGAAAACTCATGTCAGTGCCCTATCTGTGGCAAAGAGTTCTTCCGTGCCGCAAACTTGCGAATGCACATGCTCATTCATTCCAGTGACAGGCCATACAAATGTCCAGAATGTGATAAGGGTTTCATCCGCACAGCTGATGTCTGGAGGCACTTACGCAATGTACACAAGATAGAGCGTTCAAAGATTTTAGGAAATGGTATGGCTAGGAACCTGTGGTCTCCAGTACACAGGAACCAGAATGGTGTGGGagatgtttatcagcactgttcTGGTGACCAGATGCCTGGAGAGGAAGAGTGTAAACCATACATCTGTTCAACATGTGGCAAAGGTTTCCATAAGCCCAACCTGCTTTCCAAACATAAGGTGATCCACCGGCAAGACAAGCCTTATAAATGTCACGAATGCGGGAAGTCCTTTGTGCAACTGCTCAGGTTGAAAAGACACCAGAAAACTCACTCTGGGGAGCGTCCCTTCTATTGCGAGGAGTGTGGAGGGACGTTCACCCGGCTGGCATCGCTCCAGCGCCATCAGCGGATCCACACTGGAGAGAAGCCCTACTCTTGTGCTTACTGTGCTCAGgatttcactgagtcaggttcctTGAGGAGACATGAGCGCACACACAAAATGAAAACTCCGTA TTCT CATACACGTCAGAAGATGGATGTGAAGGCGGACTGGGACTCTGAGAGTAACACGTGTGACACAGGTGAGAAGCATTCAAATTATTCCAGACAGACCAATAAATGGGTGGGCCACAAATCTAGCCTCCAGAAGGAGGTAGACATGAATTACTCACAGAGATCCACTCCTCGTTGTAACCCTGCTGGACCTTCAGGTAAACAGGAGCTTCCTGTAGAGTTGCAGTGTGAAGATGAAGAGACCTATGAGACCTACTACCAAAAACGAGGTGAGACTACAGCTGGGATATTTGTCACCTCCAGTACCAACTTTGACTTGCAGTGTGAAGATGAGGATTTAGAACACAGTTCCTCTAAGTGCTCCAAGAAACCACAGAGAAGGCTCTGTAATGATGATGAAAACACTGTTCTTACTGATGTTTTTGGTGAGGAGGAGTTGGAGCCCATCTCTGGGGAACCTTTGCCTTATCGGTGCAAGAAGTGTGGTGCCTCTTTCCAGGGTATGAATGagctgcaggaacacaagcaaaTCCATCTCGTGGAAAACTCATACCGATGTCCTGTCTGTGGCAAAGAGTTCTTCCGTGCTGCAAATTTGCGAATGCACAAGCTCATTCATTCTAGTGACAGGCCACATAAGTGTCCAGAATGTGACAAGGGTTTCATCCGCACGGCTGATGTCTGGAGGCACCTACGCAACGTACACAAGATAGAGCGTTCCATGGTGATCTTAGGAAATGGCATGGCTAGGAACCCCTGGTCAATAGTGCACCGTAACCAACACAGTGTTGAGTACACTGATCAGCCTTGTGCAGAAAACCGAAAAGCTGAGGAAGAAGACTATAAACCTTACGCCTGTCCGACATGTGGCAAGGGTTTCGATAAGCCTAACCTGCTTTCCAAACACAAGGTGATCCACCGACAGGACAAGCCTTATAAATGTCAAGAATGTGGCATGGCATTTGtccagctgctcaggctgaaaagACACCAGCAGACTCACTCTGGGGAGCGTCCCTTCTATTGCGAGGAGTGTGGAGGGACGTTCACCCGGCTGGCATCGCTCCAGCGCCATCAGCGGATCCACACTGGAGAGAAGCCCTACTCTTGTGCTTACTGTGGTCATTCCTTCACTGAGTCTGGAACCCTACGGAGGCATGAGCGTACACACAAATTGGACAAATCTTAA